A stretch of the Opisthocomus hoazin isolate bOpiHoa1 chromosome 2, bOpiHoa1.hap1, whole genome shotgun sequence genome encodes the following:
- the LOC104332920 gene encoding leucine-rich repeat neuronal protein 4, with translation MHAKPFRRRMFPHLLIFSLLVGNTASGPVNRAKPAASRNVTTFFQLAQEDSWDNVNLTSMSCDDWKNKTWITLQLTNSSLTAFPVCLPEALETLDLSNNLLEEVNGTEIASLQRLRILSLRQNLLQVVRWGSEALSSLLSLDLSFNKLLSVPSCHSFALPNLRWLSLAGNPLTEIQPLAFSCYPQLQFLNLSSTLLGHDDSRGIRGSAFAISTSPSEAMNRPGNTINVLDLSGTFLEKIQPEWTRDLPNLRSLHLTKMSQLRSLDTDFFKSMPGLRDLNCQDSHSLGFVRTEMFDSTPHLSHLSFENCNLSSFNPWDINSSDSIIINLYGNPLLCDCQLSWLLSKPKKVVLQKAWETFCNTSQEDWDRPSTSFSLLELYDKCQSERNVTPDSNTPSPEQDAFSLTSYNATTVVTTDSAPLTKDTYTTSLIQRNVMSTMAANPTEPMFTKDDSSFHEEAAVSESTSNPPSIKSATTSPGFLKEFYNQPLDYGSTSQTETDQLKGELRITDAMFPQEGPFSQPTSDYSTRGTGNPDATDRYIHSIATHAGEGTPQMSLPQLNSTKTNARSEPPSTRPLIHYVDDYDYNEQSTETPVQLAYTPCDYNPCRHLQKPCSELQRASQCLCPGMSSEDEVPDAPRLREVSEVTDSSAQIRWCAPNSVVRTYELILHAQGNEDRQFVLDNIYSTARQYTLYNLLPYTTYHICVTASNKAGSSHTASQGIPGNSCTRFKTKPSYKFVFAALSAASGILLISTIILSVCLCKACKMPQSEQYATHLVSYKNPAFDYPLKLQTTN, from the exons ATGCATGCCAAGCCATTTAGGAGAAGGATGTTTCCACACTTGCTCATCTTCTCTCTGCTGGTGGGAAACACAGCGTCAGGCCCAGTGAACAGAGCAAAGCCTGCAGCATCCAGGAACGTCACCACCTTTTTCCAGCTGGCTCAGGAAGACTCTTGGGACAATGTTAATCTCACCAGCATGTCCTGTGATGATTGGAAGAACAAGACCTGGATCACCCTGCAGCTGACCAACAGCAGCCTGACAGCTTTTCCTGTCTGCCTTCCGGAGGCCCTGGAGACCTTGGATCTCAGCAACAACCTCTTAGAAGAGGTGAATGGCACAGAGATAGCAAGCCTCCAGCGGCTGCGCATCCTCTCACTGAGGCAGAACCTTCTCCAGGTAGTTAGATGGGGATCTGAAGCCCTCAGCAGTCTCCTCTCCCTGGACTTAAGCTTTAATAAGCTGTTGTCTGTGCCATCATGCCACAGCTTTGCCCTGCCTAACTTGAGGTGGTTGTCCCTGGCTGGAAATCCACTGACTGAAATCCAGCCGCTGGCATTTTCCTGTTACCCTCAGCTACAGTTCCTGAACCTCTCTTCAACGCTGCTCGGGCACGATGACAGCAGAGGAATTAGGGGCTCTGCTTTTGCCATCAGCACATCTCCCAGTGAGGCCATGAACAGGCCTGGAAACACCATCAATGTGCTTGATCTGAGTGGGACCTTTCTTGAGAAAA ttcaACCAGAGTGGACCAGAGACTTGCCCAACCTCAGATCACTTCACCTGACAAAGATGTCACAATTAAGAAGCCTTGATACTGACTTCTTCAAGTCCATGCCTGGTCTCCGAGACCTAAACTGTCAAGACTCCCACTCGCTGGGTTTTGTGAGGACAGAGATGTTTGACAGTACTCCTCATCTGAGCCATCTCTCATTTGAGAA CTGTAACCTGAGTTCCTTTAATCCTTGGGATATCAATTCGTCAGATAGCATCATCATCAACTTGTACGGAAATCCTCTGTTATGTGACTGCCAGCTCTCCTGGCTGCTCTCCAAGCCCAAGAAAGTTGTGCTGCAAAA GGCTTGGGAGACATTTTGCAACACATCTCAGGAAGATTGGGACAGACCTTCAACATCTTTTTCATTGCTAGAGCTCTATGATAAATGCCAATCTGAGAGAAACGTTACACCTGATTCAAACACACCCTCTCCTGAACAGGATGCTTTCAGCCTTACCAGTTACAATGCCACTACTGTAGTAACAACAGACTCTGCTCCGCTAACCAAAGACACTTATACCACCTCCCTAATTCAGAGGAATGTAATGAGCACGATGGCAGCCAACCCAACTGAGCCGATGTTCACAAAGGACGACAGTTCCTTCCACGAGGAGGCAGCAGTTTCTGAATCCACGAGCAATCCCCCTTCCATCAAGTCTGCAACCACCTCCCCAGGTTTCCTCAAAGAGTTCTATAATCAGCCCTTGGATTATGGCTCCACAAGTCAAACTGAAACAGATCAGCTAAAGGGAGAGCTCAGAATAACTGATGCAATGTTTCCCCAGGAAGGCCCATTCAGCCAGCCCACTAGTGATTATTCTACTAGAGGAACAGGAAACCCCGATGCCACTGACCGTTACATCCACTCCATTGCCACTCATGCTGGGGAAGGTACACCACAAATGAGCCTACCACAGCTGAACTCCACAAAGACCAATGCTCGGTCAGAGCCTCCATCCACCAGACCACTGATACACTATGTAGATGACTACGATTACAATGAACAGTCAACAGAAACCCCAGTGCAACTGGCATACACCCCCTGTGACTACAACCCTTGCAGACACCTTCAGAAGCCATGCAGTGAACTTCAGAGAGCATCCCAATGTTTATGTCCTGGCATGTCAAGTGAAGATGAGGTTCCAGATGCACCGAGGCTCAGAGAGGTGTCTGAAGTTACAGATAGCTCTGCGCAGATACGCTGGTGTGCCCCAAATTCAGTTGTTCGCACCTATGAGCTGATACTTCATGCCCAAGGCAACGAGGATAGACAGTTTGTCCTGGACAATATTTATTCCACAGCAAGGCAGTACACTCTATATAATCTATTACCATACACCACTTACCACATTTGCGTGACTGCTTCAAACAAAGCAGGGTCAAGCCACACAGCAAGTCAGGGAATTCCAGGTAATTCGTGCACCAGATTTAAGACAAAACCCAGCTACAAGTTTGTCTTtgctgctctgtctgcagcaaGTGGAATCCTTCTCATTTCCACAATTATTTTGTCTGTATGTCTGTGTAAGGCATGTAAAATGCCTCAGAGTGAGCAATATGCTACACACTTAGTCTCTTATAAGAACCCAGCATTTGATTATCCCTTAAAACTACAAACCACTAATTAG